Proteins co-encoded in one Brassica rapa cultivar Chiifu-401-42 chromosome A02, CAAS_Brap_v3.01, whole genome shotgun sequence genomic window:
- the LOC103848856 gene encoding glutathione gamma-glutamylcysteinyltransferase 1 isoform X1: MATAGLYRRSLPSPPAIDFSSAEGKKIFSEALQKGTMEGFFRLISYFQTQSEPAYCGLASLSVVLNALSIDPGRKWKGPWRWFDESMLDCCEPLEVVKAKGISFGKVVCLAHCTGAKVEAFRTNQTTIADFRNFVIKCSSSENCHLISSYDRGVFKQTGSGHFSPIGGYNAERDMALILDVARFKYPPHWVPLKLLWEAMDSIDQSTGKRRGFMLISRPHREPGLLYTLCCKDESWINIAKYLKEDVPRLVSSQHVDSVEKIISVVFKSLPSNFNTFIRWVAEIRITEDAKENLSAEEKSRLNLKQVVLKEVHETELFKHISKFLSSVGYEDSMTFAAAKACCQGAEILSGCSSIEFCCREVKCVNGMSYAGAVEVEGTVVTGVVVRDGSEQNVDLLVPSTQTDCEYGPEATYPAGNDLFTVLLLALPPQTWSGIKDQALMNEMKQLISMAFLPTMLQEEVLHLRRQLQLLKRCQENKEEEDLAAPAY, encoded by the exons ATGGCTACGGCGGGTCTCTACCGGAGATCTCTTCCTTCTCCTCCGGCCATTGACTTTTCTTCTGCCGAAGGCAAG AAAATATTCAGTGAAGCGCTGCAGAAAGGCACAATGGAAGGATTTTTCAGGTTGATTTCTTATTTCCAGACGCAGTCCGAACCTGCGTATTGTGGCTTGGCTAGCCTTTCAGTTGTCTTGAACGCTCTTTCTATTGATCCTGGACGTAAATGGAAAG GGCCTTGGAGGTGGTTTGATGAATCGATGCTGGACTGCTGCGAGCCACTGGAAGTGGTCAAGGCCAAGGGCATTTCCTTTGGAAAAGTTGTCTGTTTGGCTCATTGTACTGGAGCCAAAGTGGAAGCTTTCCGCACAAATCAGACCACCATTGCCGATTTCCGCAACTTCGTTATCAAATGCTCTTCTTCTGAGAATTGCCATTTGATCTCATCATATGACAGAGGAGTATTTAAGCAG ACTGGCTCTGGTCACTTTTCACCTATTGGTGGCTATAACGCTGAAAGAGACATGGCTTTGATTCTTGACGTTGCCCGTTTCAAGTATCCTCCTCATTGGGTTCCTCTTAAACTTCTTTGGGAAGCCATGGACAGCATTGATCAGTCAACAGGGAAACGCAGAGG GTTCATGCTCATATCTAGACCCCATAGAGAACCCGGATTGCTTTATACTCTG TGCTGTAAGGATGAAAGCTGGATCAACATAGCCAAGTATCTGAAGGAAGATGTTCCTCGTCTTGTAAGCTCACAACATGTAGATAGTGTGGAAAAAATCATATCAGTTGTATTCAAGTCACTTCCGTCAAATTTCAACACATTCATCAGATGGGTGGCTGAGATCAGAATAACAGAGGATGCAAAAGAAAATCTCAGCGCAGAGGAGAAATCGAGGCTCAACTTAAAG CAAGTGGTGCTGAAAGAAGTGCATGAAACTGAACTGTTCAAACACATCAGTAAGTTCTTATCATCAGTTGGTTACGAAGACAGTATGACATTTGCTGCAGCAAAGGCTTGTTGCCAAGGAGCTGAAATCTTATCCGGATGCTCATCAATAGAGTTCTGTTGTCGGGAGGTGAAATGTGTCAACGGTATGTCATATGCTG GTGCTGTCGAGGTGGAAGGCACGGTGGTGACTGGAGTTGTTGTGCGTGACGGGAGTGAACAAAATGTTGATCTATTGGTGCCATCGACCCAAACTGACTGTGAGTATGGTCCGGAAGCAACTTATCCAGCAGGAAACGATTTGTTTACTGTACTTCTGCTGGCCTTACCTCCACAGACATGGTCAGGGATCAAAGACCAAGCTCTTATGAATGAAATGAAGCAGCTCATTTCTATGGCTTTCCTCCCAACTATGCTTCAAGAAGAG GTGTTGCATCTTCGACGCCAACTTCAGCTGCTAAAACGATGCCAAGAGaacaaggaggaggaggatctcGCTGCTCCTGCCTACTGA
- the LOC103848856 gene encoding glutathione gamma-glutamylcysteinyltransferase 1 isoform X2 — protein sequence MATAGLYRRSLPSPPAIDFSSAEGKKIFSEALQKGTMEGFFRLISYFQTQSEPAYCGLASLSVVLNALSIDPGRKWKGPWRWFDESMLDCCEPLEVVKAKGISFGKVVCLAHCTGAKVEAFRTNQTTIADFRNFVIKCSSSENCHLISSYDRGVFKQTGSGHFSPIGGYNAERDMALILDVARFKYPPHWVPLKLLWEAMDSIDQSTGKRRGFMLISRPHREPGLLYTLCCKDESWINIAKYLKEDVPRLVSSQHVDSVEKIISVVFKSLPSNFNTFIRWVAEIRITEDAKENLSAEEKSRLNLKQVVLKEVHETELFKHISKFLSSVGYEDSMTFAAAKACCQGAEILSGCSSIEFCCREVKCVNGAVEVEGTVVTGVVVRDGSEQNVDLLVPSTQTDCEYGPEATYPAGNDLFTVLLLALPPQTWSGIKDQALMNEMKQLISMAFLPTMLQEEVLHLRRQLQLLKRCQENKEEEDLAAPAY from the exons ATGGCTACGGCGGGTCTCTACCGGAGATCTCTTCCTTCTCCTCCGGCCATTGACTTTTCTTCTGCCGAAGGCAAG AAAATATTCAGTGAAGCGCTGCAGAAAGGCACAATGGAAGGATTTTTCAGGTTGATTTCTTATTTCCAGACGCAGTCCGAACCTGCGTATTGTGGCTTGGCTAGCCTTTCAGTTGTCTTGAACGCTCTTTCTATTGATCCTGGACGTAAATGGAAAG GGCCTTGGAGGTGGTTTGATGAATCGATGCTGGACTGCTGCGAGCCACTGGAAGTGGTCAAGGCCAAGGGCATTTCCTTTGGAAAAGTTGTCTGTTTGGCTCATTGTACTGGAGCCAAAGTGGAAGCTTTCCGCACAAATCAGACCACCATTGCCGATTTCCGCAACTTCGTTATCAAATGCTCTTCTTCTGAGAATTGCCATTTGATCTCATCATATGACAGAGGAGTATTTAAGCAG ACTGGCTCTGGTCACTTTTCACCTATTGGTGGCTATAACGCTGAAAGAGACATGGCTTTGATTCTTGACGTTGCCCGTTTCAAGTATCCTCCTCATTGGGTTCCTCTTAAACTTCTTTGGGAAGCCATGGACAGCATTGATCAGTCAACAGGGAAACGCAGAGG GTTCATGCTCATATCTAGACCCCATAGAGAACCCGGATTGCTTTATACTCTG TGCTGTAAGGATGAAAGCTGGATCAACATAGCCAAGTATCTGAAGGAAGATGTTCCTCGTCTTGTAAGCTCACAACATGTAGATAGTGTGGAAAAAATCATATCAGTTGTATTCAAGTCACTTCCGTCAAATTTCAACACATTCATCAGATGGGTGGCTGAGATCAGAATAACAGAGGATGCAAAAGAAAATCTCAGCGCAGAGGAGAAATCGAGGCTCAACTTAAAG CAAGTGGTGCTGAAAGAAGTGCATGAAACTGAACTGTTCAAACACATCAGTAAGTTCTTATCATCAGTTGGTTACGAAGACAGTATGACATTTGCTGCAGCAAAGGCTTGTTGCCAAGGAGCTGAAATCTTATCCGGATGCTCATCAATAGAGTTCTGTTGTCGGGAGGTGAAATGTGTCAACG GTGCTGTCGAGGTGGAAGGCACGGTGGTGACTGGAGTTGTTGTGCGTGACGGGAGTGAACAAAATGTTGATCTATTGGTGCCATCGACCCAAACTGACTGTGAGTATGGTCCGGAAGCAACTTATCCAGCAGGAAACGATTTGTTTACTGTACTTCTGCTGGCCTTACCTCCACAGACATGGTCAGGGATCAAAGACCAAGCTCTTATGAATGAAATGAAGCAGCTCATTTCTATGGCTTTCCTCCCAACTATGCTTCAAGAAGAG GTGTTGCATCTTCGACGCCAACTTCAGCTGCTAAAACGATGCCAAGAGaacaaggaggaggaggatctcGCTGCTCCTGCCTACTGA